The segment GCTTTGATGTACTCAAGTGCCAGAACAGCAGACTCTTTCATTACATCTCCTAAATTACCAGTCAAAGTAAGTTTTCCACCTTTACCACGGCTCAAACTCGTTTCTACAAACAATATTTCACCACCTACAGCAGTCCATGCCAATCCCGTTACTACCCCAGCATATTTGTTGCCTTGGTATTTGTCACGAGAGAAATAAGGAGCCCCTAGATATTCTTCTAAATCAGTAGGCTTAACTTCAATAGCAGTAATCTCTCCATCGGTAGCAAACTTACGAGCTATCTTACGTAGAATTTTTCCTATCTCTTTTTCTAAGCCACGAACACCACTTTCACGTGTGTATTCCTCTACTAATTTTTCCAGAGTACGTTTTGGCATTTTCACATCGTCTTTGCTCATACCATTAGCTTCAATCTGTTTAGGCAATAGGTGACGGCGTGCTATCTCTACTTTTTCTTCAGTTATGTATCCGCTTACCTCTATAAGTTCCATACGGTCTAGTAGTGGTTCGGGTATAGCATTAATATTATTAGCTGTTGCAATAAACATAACCTTAGACAAATCGTAATCTATATCTAGGTAGTTATCGTGGAAATTGGTATTTTGTTCTGGATCCAATACTTCTAAAAGAGCAGAAGCAGGATCTCCTTGTGCAGATGAACTCAATTTATCGATCTCATCTAATATAAATACAGGGTTGGAAGAACCTGCTTTTATCAGATTTTTGATAACTCTACCTGGCATCGCGCCAATATAGGTTCTACGATGACCTCTAATTTCGGCTTCATCATGGATACCACCCAAAGACATACGGATGTATTTTCTTTTTAAAGCATCAGCAACCGAGCGTCCTAATGATGTTTTACCTACCCCTGGAGGGCCGTATAAACAAATGATAGGAGCTTTCATATCCTTCTTCAGTTTTAGCACGGCTAAGTGTTCTAGGATACGTTCTTTTACTTTTTCCAAGCCATAATGATCACGGTTTAGTACACGTTCTGCACTTACCAAGTTGTTGTTGTCTTTTGTATAGACACCCCAAGGAAGGCTAAGCATGGTTTGGATATAGTTGAGTTGTATGCTATAATCAGGTGATTGTGAGTTGGTGCGTTCTAGTTTATCAACTTCTTTATTGAAGACTTCTAAAACGGCTTCACTCCATTTCATGTCCTGTCCTTTTTGGCGAAGTTCTTCAATCTCTTGTTCTTGGTTGTTACTTCCTAACTCACTTTGAATCGTCTTGATCTGTTGTTGCAAAAAATATTCTTTTTGTTGCTGATCAATATCCTCACGAGTTCTAAGTTGGATAGACGCTTTAATTTCGGCTAATTGTACTTCTCTATTTAGAATAATAAGTAGCTTGTTTGCTCTTTCTTTTAAAGAATCTACTTTTAACAGTTCCAACTTTTCTTCTATCTTGAATGGAAGATTTGTGCAGATAAAGTTGATTAAGAACATATGATTGTTGATGTTCTTAATAGCAAAAGCCGATTCAGGATTCATATTATCCGTTGTTTTAATAAAACGAATAGTTAAATCTTTACAGCTTTCTATTAATGCTTCATCTTCTTTATCATCTTTACTCATCAA is part of the Bacteroides coprosuis DSM 18011 genome and harbors:
- a CDS encoding anti-sigma H sporulation factor, LonB (COGs: COG0466 ATP-dependent Lon protease~InterProIPR004815:IPR003111:IPR003959:IPR008269:IPR 003593~KEGG: bfs:BF2393 ATP-dependent protease~PFAM: Peptidase S16, Lon C-terminal; Peptidase S16, lon N-terminal; ATPase, AAA-type, core~PRIAM: Endopeptidase La~SMART: Peptidase S16, lon N-terminal; ATPase, AAA+ type, core~SPTR: ATP-dependent protease La;~TIGRFAM: Peptidase S16, ATP-dependent protease La~IMG reference gene:2504107141~PFAM: ATP-dependent protease La (LON) domain; ATPase family associated with various cellular activities (AAA); Lon protease (S16) C-terminal proteolytic domain~TIGRFAM: ATP-dependent protease La); this translates as MDNIYLKEMEDAGSNNNFSLIADFEGNEEQMMDIEIDQEIPVLPLRNMVLFPGVFLPVAVGRASSLKLVREAEQQQGYIAVVCQKQAQTDHPKFEDLYEIGCIAKIVRTLEMPDQTVTVILQGIRRMHLDSITEEVPYLKGGVTLLQETLMSKDDKEDEALIESCKDLTIRFIKTTDNMNPESAFAIKNINNHMFLINFICTNLPFKIEEKLELLKVDSLKERANKLLIILNREVQLAEIKASIQLRTREDIDQQQKEYFLQQQIKTIQSELGSNNQEQEIEELRQKGQDMKWSEAVLEVFNKEVDKLERTNSQSPDYSIQLNYIQTMLSLPWGVYTKDNNNLVSAERVLNRDHYGLEKVKERILEHLAVLKLKKDMKAPIICLYGPPGVGKTSLGRSVADALKRKYIRMSLGGIHDEAEIRGHRRTYIGAMPGRVIKNLIKAGSSNPVFILDEIDKLSSSAQGDPASALLEVLDPEQNTNFHDNYLDIDYDLSKVMFIATANNINAIPEPLLDRMELIEVSGYITEEKVEIARRHLLPKQIEANGMSKDDVKMPKRTLEKLVEEYTRESGVRGLEKEIGKILRKIARKFATDGEITAIEVKPTDLEEYLGAPYFSRDKYQGNKYAGVVTGLAWTAVGGEILFVETSLSRGKGGKLTLTGNLGDVMKESAVLALEYIKAHTKELNLDQRIFDNWNIHIHVPEGAIPKDGPSAGVTMATSLASALTQRKVKANLAMTGEITLRGRVLPVGGIKEKILAAKRAGIKEIILSEDNKKNIDEIQEIYLKGLSFHYVKEIKEVLALALTDELVEKPIEFTFDEDDNKNANS